The following are from one region of the Candidatus Thermoplasmatota archaeon genome:
- a CDS encoding secondary thiamine-phosphate synthase enzyme YjbQ yields the protein MQEFTVKTRGEVDVVDLTAEVARRVRESGVTEGLACVFVAHSTCAVTTIEFEPGLAREDLPKALDRLFPRHGQGLEYGHERAWHDGNGHSHVRAAFLGPSVTVPVSGGRPVLGTWQQIVLVELDPHPRERRVIVQIVGA from the coding sequence GTGCAGGAGTTCACGGTCAAGACGCGGGGCGAGGTCGACGTCGTGGACCTCACCGCGGAGGTCGCGCGGCGAGTGCGCGAAAGCGGCGTGACCGAAGGGCTCGCCTGCGTGTTCGTGGCCCACAGCACCTGCGCCGTCACGACGATCGAGTTCGAGCCGGGGCTCGCGCGCGAGGACCTGCCCAAGGCGCTCGACCGGCTCTTCCCCCGGCACGGGCAAGGGCTCGAGTACGGGCACGAGCGGGCCTGGCACGACGGCAACGGCCACAGCCACGTGCGCGCGGCGTTCCTCGGGCCGTCGGTCACCGTTCCCGTGAGCGGAGGCCGGCCGGTCCTGGGCACGTGGCAGCAGATCGTGCTCGTGGAGCTCGACCCCCACCCTCGCGAGCGTCGCGTGATCGTGCAGATCGTCGGCGCGTGA
- a CDS encoding GMP synthase subunit A has product MRVLVVDNGGQWTHREWRVLKYIGVDTQIVPNTTPYEKLADVDGLVLSGGAPRVGIGDTLGACAEYLANAPFPILGICAGHQFMATHYGGKATPGEVPEFGTAEVVRDGPDETIFAGLPERFQAWESHNDEVSVLPSDFVRLAHSENCAVQAMKHRTLPRFGLQFHPEVEHTEHGERIFRNFVEQCKR; this is encoded by the coding sequence ATGCGCGTGCTCGTCGTCGACAACGGCGGCCAGTGGACCCACCGCGAGTGGCGAGTCCTGAAGTACATCGGGGTGGACACGCAGATCGTCCCCAACACGACGCCCTACGAGAAGCTCGCGGACGTCGACGGCCTGGTTCTGTCGGGCGGCGCGCCGCGCGTGGGCATCGGCGACACGCTGGGCGCCTGCGCGGAGTACCTCGCGAACGCTCCCTTCCCCATCCTTGGCATCTGCGCGGGCCACCAGTTCATGGCCACGCACTACGGCGGCAAGGCGACGCCCGGCGAGGTGCCCGAGTTCGGCACGGCGGAGGTCGTGCGCGACGGGCCGGACGAGACGATCTTCGCCGGGCTGCCCGAGCGGTTCCAGGCGTGGGAGAGCCACAACGACGAGGTCTCGGTCCTGCCCTCCGACTTCGTGCGCCTGGCCCACAGCGAGAACTGCGCCGTGCAGGCCATGAAGCACCGCACGCTGCCTCGCTTCGGCCTCCAGTTCCACCCCGAGGTCGAGCACACGGAGCACGGCGAGCGCATCTTCCGCAACTTCGTCGAGCAGTGCAAGCGTTGA
- a CDS encoding DNA starvation/stationary phase protection protein: MTAIRRMEATEIEIAIDRTGLRAGVDALNRLLADEFVLYAKTKNYHWNVTGAHFGPLHKMLEEQYEKLDEVMDEVAERVRMLGGIARATLREFGESSSIEERSPEGVDECGLLCDLLADHETVARSLRDAIDASDQRKDHGTSDLLSGILRGHEKTAWMLRAHLVDTLGTEGTVSGVAASATSSISPLATSPPGGPGDRPTGAGTAP; the protein is encoded by the coding sequence ATGACCGCCATTCGACGGATGGAGGCGACCGAGATCGAGATCGCGATCGACCGGACGGGCTTGCGGGCAGGCGTCGACGCGCTCAACCGGCTGCTCGCCGACGAGTTCGTGCTCTACGCGAAGACGAAGAACTATCACTGGAACGTGACCGGCGCCCACTTTGGCCCCCTGCACAAGATGCTCGAGGAGCAGTACGAGAAGCTCGACGAGGTCATGGACGAGGTGGCCGAGCGCGTCCGCATGCTCGGCGGGATCGCGCGGGCGACCCTTCGGGAGTTCGGCGAGTCCTCCTCGATCGAGGAGCGCTCGCCGGAGGGGGTCGACGAATGCGGCCTGCTCTGCGACCTCCTCGCCGACCACGAGACCGTCGCGCGGTCCCTCCGGGACGCCATCGACGCAAGCGATCAACGGAAGGACCACGGAACGTCGGACCTCCTGTCCGGAATCCTTCGCGGGCACGAGAAGACCGCCTGGATGCTGCGCGCGCACCTCGTCGACACTTTGGGCACCGAGGGTACCGTAAGCGGGGTCGCGGCATCCGCGACGTCCTCGATCTCGCCCCTGGCGACCTCTCCGCCGGGAGGCCCCGGCGACCGCCCGACGGGCGCGGGAACGGCGCCCTAA
- a CDS encoding class I SAM-dependent methyltransferase — MATACSPWTPRDGEHVGREFPAVDFRLADIRSLRFEPGSFDAVTALYSLIFLPSKEFDAALADCHRWLAPGGVLFVVAQGGPPSEPGVAALFRVMPMDDLLARTRDAGFAIVESSAREPRAHERKFQKLRVVATRSTG; from the coding sequence TTGGCCACCGCGTGCTCGCCGTGGACGCCGCGCGATGGAGAGCATGTTGGGCGCGAGTTCCCGGCCGTCGACTTTCGACTCGCGGACATCCGCTCGCTGCGGTTCGAACCGGGATCGTTCGACGCGGTGACGGCGCTCTACTCGCTCATCTTCCTTCCAAGCAAGGAGTTCGACGCGGCCCTTGCCGACTGCCATCGCTGGCTTGCGCCGGGAGGCGTCCTGTTCGTGGTCGCGCAGGGCGGGCCGCCGTCCGAACCGGGCGTAGCGGCGCTCTTCCGCGTCATGCCGATGGACGACCTGCTCGCGCGGACGCGGGATGCGGGCTTTGCCATCGTGGAGAGCTCGGCCCGCGAGCCGCGCGCGCACGAGAGGAAGTTCCAAAAGCTGCGCGTCGTCGCGACGAGATCAACCGGATAG